A single window of Vigna unguiculata cultivar IT97K-499-35 chromosome 1, ASM411807v1, whole genome shotgun sequence DNA harbors:
- the LOC114173378 gene encoding taxadien-5-alpha-ol O-acetyltransferase-like codes for MPPESSHKSFTVTHSPPTNKYHPQNTNLTYASNFKLPKMVRVKEAHVVTPSEPTPNTVLPLSALDSQLFLRFTIEYLLVYRPAPGLDRASTAARLKTALAKALVPYYPFAGRVRPQPQGLGLEVVCRAQGAVFIEASSERYSANDFQKAPKTVAQWRKLLSLYVTDVLKGSPILVVQLTWLADGAAAVGVGINHCICDGIGSAEFLNYFSDLASEKCQGLGLGVGVGVDPKPKPVWDRHLMNPDNRSEANPAMHAEFCGVPDLCGFMNRVTSRLKPTCIVLDERRIEALKRACGGASCTSFEVVAAHVWRSWARALGFPKNQTLKLLFSVNVRKRVKPGLPEGYYGNAFVLGCAQSSAWELGERGVAHVVSAVKRAKERVDSEHVRRVVELVSESRASPDSVGVLILSQWSRLGLERVELGMGKPLHVGPICCDRYCLFLPVTGERHSVKVMVAVPTAAVDNFHRFLRESNS; via the coding sequence ATGCCCCCAGAATCTTCACACAAATCTTTCACAGTTACTCACTCGCCCCCAACAAATAAATACCACCCTCAGAACACAAACCTAACCTATGCTTCAAACTTCAAACTGCCAAAAATGGTGCGTGTCAAAGAAGCTCACGTTGTCACACCGTCAGAACCCACACCCAACACTGTCCTCCCACTCTCAGCACTCGACTCGCAACTCTTCTTGCGCTTCACAATCGAGTATCTCCTTGTTTACAGGCCCGCCCCGGGCCTCGACCGGGCTTCAACCGCCGCTCGTTTAAAAACCGCATTAGCTAAAGCGCTTGTTCCTTATTATCCATTTGCTGGAAGAGTCCGGCCCCAGCCCCAGGGGCTGGGCCTCGAGGTCGTGTGTCGGGCCCAGGGCGCTGTCTTCATCGAAGCCTCTTCCGAACGCTACAGTGCCAATGATTTCCAAAAGGCCCCCAAAACAGTGGCCCAATGGAGAAAGCTCTTATCCCTCTACGTCACTGACGTCCTCAAAGGCTCGCCGATTCTCGTCGTCCAGCTCACGTGGCTCGCCGACGGGGCCGCCGCCGTCGGCGTCGGAATCAACCACTGCATCTGCGACGGCATCGGCAGCGCTGAGTTTCTGAATTACTTCTCCGATTTAGCGTCGGAGAAATGTCAGGGTCTGGGTCTCGGTGTGGGTGTGGGTGTGGATCCGAAGCCGAAACCGGTTTGGGATAGACATCTTATGAATCCGGATAACCGAAGCGAGGCGAATCCAGCGATGCATGCTGAGTTTTGTGGAGTTCCTGATTTGTGCGGGTTTATGAACCGTGTGACGAGCAGGCTGAAACCTACTTGCATTGTGTTGGACGAGAGACGCATCGAGGCGCTGAAGCGCGCGTGCGGAGGAGCGTCGTGCACGTCCTTCGAGGTGGTGGCCGCGCACGTGTGGAGGAGCTGGGCTCGGGCGTTGGGGTTTCCGAAGAACCAGACGCTGAAGCTTTTGTTCAGCGTGAACGTGCGGAAGCGCGTGAAACCGGGTTTGCCGGAGGGGTACTACGGGAACGCGTTTGTGTTGGGGTGCGCGCAGAGCAGCGCGTGGGAGTTGGGGGAGAGAGGGGTGGCTCACGTTGTGAGTGCGGTGAAGCGTGCGAAGGAGAGGGTGGATAGCGAGCACGTGCGGAGGGTTGTTGAGTTGGTTTCCGAGTCAAGGGCGAGTCCTGACTCGGTGGGGGTGCTGATTCTGTCGCAGTGGTCGAGGCTGGGTTTGGAGAGGGTTGAACTAGGCATGGGAAAGCCTCTGCATGTGGGACCCATTTGCTGCGATAGGTACTGTTTGTTTCTTCCGGTGACCGGAGAACGCCACAGCGTGAAGGTCATGGTGGCCGTCCCCACCGCCGCCGTTGACAATTTCCATCGCTTCCTCCGGGAATCCAATTCATGA
- the LOC114187304 gene encoding UTP--glucose-1-phosphate uridylyltransferase 3, chloroplastic isoform X3 codes for MGYRDLGEIYPLGGSADRLDLVDPNSGECLPAAMLPYCGRTLLEGLIRDLQAREFLYFKLYNKQCITPVAIMTSAAKNNHSHVTSLCERLSWFGRGRSTFKLFEQPLVPVVGAEEGQWLVTKPLNPLSKPGGHGVIWKLAHDKGIFKWFYSQGRKGATLRQVSNVVAATDLTLLALAGIGLRHGKKLGFASCERISGATEGINVLMEKKSLDGKWEYGVSCIEYTEFDKFGITTGPLAPKSLQAEFPANTNILYVDLPSAELIGSSKNGNSLPGMVLNTRKPIVYTDQFGKCHSVSGGRLECTMQNIADNYFSSYSSRCYNDVEDELDTFIVYNKRRRVTSSAKKKRRHGDKSLHQTPDGALLDILRNAHDLLSQCDIRLPEIEANENYVDSGPPFLILLHPALGPLWEVTKQKFYGGSISEGSELQIEVAEFFWRNVQLNGSLIIIAENVMGSMKNNESGESILHYGQRCGKCKLQNVKVFNKGIDWNCGRNIYWKHDVQRSEGLQIILHGNAEFEATDVVLQGNHVFEVPDGHILKIKPGNPGLAIQLDPIDQDMMESGSWHWNYREEGSRIQLDLVES; via the exons ATGGGGTATAGAG ACCTAGGTGAAATTTATCCTTTGGGAGGTTCTGCCGACAGGCTTGATTTGGTTGATCCTAACTCAGGTGAATGCCTGCCTGCTGCAATGCTACCATATTGTGGAAGGACTTTGTTGGAAGGCCTTATAAGAGATCTTCAG GCTAGAGAATTCTTGTACTTCAAGTTATACAATAAACAATGTATCACACCCGTTGCAATAATGACAAGTGCCGCAAAGAACAACCACAGCCACGTCACTTCTCTTTGTGAAAGACTTTCATGGTTTGGGAGAGGTCGATCAACTTTCAAACTTTTTGAGCAG CCTCTTGTTCCAGTTGTTGGTGCAGAAGAAGGTCAATGGCTGGTCACCAAACCATTGAATCCCTTGAGCAAGCCTGGTGGTCATGGTGTCATATGGAAACTTGCGCATGACAAAGGCATCTTCAAATGGTTTTATTCTCAAGGAAGAAAAGGTGCAACTCTGCGCCAAGTCAG TAACGTTGTGGCGGCTACAGATTTAACCCTCCTAGCCTTAGCAGGGATTGGTTTACGTCATGGAAAG AAACTGGGATTTGCATCTTGTGAGCGGATATCAGGCGCTACAGAAGGAATTAATGTTCTGATGGAGAAGAAAAGTCTTGATGGTAAATGGGAATATGGCGTTTCTTGTATTGAGTACACTGAGTTTGACAAGTTTGGAATCACTACCGGACCTCTTGCTCCAAAAAG TTTGCAGGCAGAGTTCCCAGCCAATACGAACATCTTATATGTTGATTTACCTTCTGCGGAGTTAATTGGATCAAGTAAGAATGGAAATAGTTTACCTGGAATGGTGCTAAATACAAGAAAGCCAATAGTTTACACAGATCAGTTTGGCAAATGTCATAG CGTCTCTGGTGGTAGACTTGAGTGCACAATGCAAAATATTGCTGACAATTATTTCAGTTCGTACTCATCTAGATGTTATAATGATGTGGAAG ATGAGCTAGATACTTTTattgtatataataaaagaagGAGAGTTACCTCCTCcgccaagaaaaaaagaaggcaTGGAGACAAGTCTTTACACCAG ACACCTGATGGGGCTCTTCTGGATATCTTACGAAATGCTCACGATCTTCTTTCACAGTGTGATATAAGACTTCCTGAG ATTGAAGCTAATGAGAACTATGTGGATTCAGGACCACCATTTCTCATCCTTCTGCATCCTGCTCTTGGTCCTCTTTGGGAAGTCACTAAGCAAAAG TTTTATGGTGGTTCCATATCGGAGGGCTCTGAGTTACAAATAGAGGTTGCAGAGTTTTTTTGGAGGAATGTACAG CTCAACGGAAGCCTGATCATAATAGCTGAGAATGTTATGGGCTCAATGAAGAATAATGAGAGCGGTGAATCCATACTACATTATGGCCAAAG GTGTGGAAAATGTAAGTTGCAAAATGTCAAGGTGTTTAACAAGGGAATTGATTGGAACTGTGGTCGAAACATATACTGGAAACATGATGTGCAGCGATCTGAGGGGCTGCAAATCATACTTCATGGAAATGCTGAATTTGAGGCTACTGATGTTGTCTTACAG GGAAATCACGTGTTCGAAGTTCCAGATGGCCACATACTGAAAATCAAGCCGGGAAACCCAG GTTTAGCAATCCAGTTAGATCCAATTGATCAAGATATGATGGAGAGTGGAAGCTGGCACTGGAATTACAGGGAAGAAGGTTCTCGCATTCAGCTAGATTTAGTAGAATCATAA